Genomic DNA from Desulfurivibrio alkaliphilus AHT 2:
GGGGTGCCTTGACGAACCGCTTTATTGATTTTACGGCAATCGAAAAGGTTCTGTATCACTCTTGCACCATTGTAAATCGGCGCCGGCGAGTTGACCACAAAACCGGTTACCATAAGCTCTAGGCGCTTTATTATATTCACACAAAAACCTGTTCAAAGTTCAATAGATTATTGACACCTTCGCATCAGATGAACATGTCTGCTTACACGACCAAATCTGGGCTCAATGGCCTCTCTTTCTATTTTTCTGCCATATTTTTTGTCCTTATTACCAACAACAACCCCTTCCAAGGATAAATACCAGCCTAACAACGCCCCGGAAGTCATAAGATAGACAGGATTGACCATGGCGTTAAAGAGAGAGTCTAACATAAAAAGAATAACCACCATGCTTAGTATGACAGGTGTGATTATCTCTGTAACATCAACTCCCCTTTTTAGGGCCTTACCGCATAAAACAAGCCATGGCCCTAACAACATTGCCACAACCATGCTTATTAATCCGAAAAACCCCCTGGAATTGAACACGATGGTCCAAAAGGCATCCACCATTTGTATCACATTCCGGCCGGTATCCGGGTCCACCGGCCAGCCACGGCCGTAGCCTCCCCACCCAAAAAGCGGACTTTCCAGTGCTTTCTGGGAGAACAGATCTTCTTGCAAAAGCCTGATCGCCAATGAGCTGGTACGATCTTCGTCAAACACCTTGGCGACCAGCACCTCCACGTCGCCTGCGGCCACCATTCCCGAGATACGCAGGCCGATATACAACGGAACCACCAGCAGCAGAAGGGGGAAGATGAAATGCAGCCCCGGCTTACGGTAAACAAAGTAGCCGCCACAGCCCAGCGCTAACGCGACCCAGGCGTTGGCAGATTTGCAGAGGATGGTCGTGATGACCAGGACCGCAACGATAAAGGCCATGGGAATCCCGCCCAGCCGCTCAACCGCCCGGCTGCGCCACAGCCAGAAGGCAACGGTGGCGCTTAGCGCGATCCACAAAGAAACCATCAGCCCGTGCTGCATGAAGACAATGGGTCGAAAACCGTCGTATCTGAAGTGCTGAAGAAAAGAGTGGGGAAAAAAACCATACACCATATTACTGAGTTGCGGACTCATCCTGATCTCATAGAGGGCCAGGATGGCATAGACAAAACCACCAATGACCACGGCCAGGCAGAGATCACGCAGTGTTTCATTGTTCTTGAAGTAGATACGGCCGGCCAGATAGGGAATACCCCAAGTCATAATCTGGCTGTAAAATCCGGACAACCCGTCATAAAGGCCAAGTTGATTGGTTAACGACGTGGGAATCGGCGCCAGGCACCAAAGCACCATGGGCAAATCATATATTCTCCATTTGAAATTGGCCTTAAAGTATTGCCCAGACAGCCAGCCGCCCAAGATCAATCCCATCGAAATGGCGACATTCTTGTTATAGGGCGGGATGCCCTCCCAGCTATAGCCGGTGGCCGGCAAAAGCAGCCAACCGCCGATTACTGCCACCAGCACCGCCCGGTGGGGCTTCAGGGTGAAGAAAAGCATAACCGTGAACGGCACCCAGCCAAAAAGCATAATGGGAACCAGCGGGGTCATGGCTTTTCACTCCCTGCCCGCAGGCTGGGCTTGAATCTCAAAAAAACGGCATATCTGAGCCAGGCGGCCATGGATATTGGTTAATTGCAATTGCCGATTTTGCTTCTGCTGCTGCCTGGCCAGAATCAGCAACAGGGCCATGAAGGCGCCATCGGCAAATTCAGTTTGGCGGAAATCCAGGGTAAGGTCCTTGCCGCTTTGCACGGCGCGGCTGCACAGCTCACGCAGGGGTGAGTCCGGGGTCAGCCGGAGGTTGCGGCCCAGCGTGAGGGTAATGGTGGTGTCGTTTTCCTTTATTTGCGCTTGGTGGTCGGCGGGTTGCCGGCGGAAACGCTTTTCCCAGGCTCGATAGCGCAGCCAGCCGGGCAGGCGGCCGGCCAGGGCCCGCAGCAGCAGCAGCCCGTCGGCGGCGTAGCGGGAGAAGAGCTTCGGCTCTTGGAGAATTCGCCAGACCCACTCCAGCCCCATGCGGCTGACCAGTTTGGGCGCCCGTTGCACGGTGCCGGCCAGGAAGTTAACGGTGGCGCCCAGGTGACTGATGGTTTTGGCCCGCAGCCGGTGGCGGTTATGTTCGATCCAGCGGGTGCCCTTTTGGGCCCCCAAAGCCACCAGCAGGATATCCGGCTTGGCCTGGTTGATGGTGTTGATAATCTCCTCGCTGCTCATCTGCTCAACACTGCCGAAGCCGGGGTTGAGGAAACCCACCGCCCGCAAGCCACCCCGACGGGCATTGACCTTGGCCACCGCCTGGCGGCCGGCCTCATCTTCGCCGCCGAAGAAGAAAATGGTCAACGGCTGGGCGGGGTTGGCTTCCTGGTTGAGTTCCTGGATCAGGGTAGAGCCCGGCACCAGCTCGGAGATGGGGTAACCCAGCAGCCGGGCCAGCCAGAGCAGGGGTTTGCCGTCCAGGGTTACCGTGTCGCTGTTGAGCACAGCGGCGCGGAATTGGGGATCGCACCAGGCCTGGGCCACCCAGTTGACATTGATGGTGGAAAGCACGTTATTTCCTTCCCCGCGGGCATTGGCCCGCAACAGCTCTTTGGTTGCCACCAGGGTCAGGTTGTCCACCGGTAGCCCGAAGAGGCAAAAAACTTCCCGCCGCAAGTCTCGGTCAACCTCATCCTTGCGGCTATCGTGCAGCTTCACTTACACCGCCCCTTTGGAAAACAGGACGGCGGGCACGGTTTTCAGCAGAATTTTAATATCCATCCAGAGCGACCAGTTGTCTATGTACTCCAGGTCCAGGGCCAGCCATTTTTCAAAGGGCAAGTCGCTGCGGCCGGATATCTGCCACAGGCAGGTCACCCCCGGCTTAACGCTGAAGCGCTTGCGCTGGATGCCACGGTCAAACAGGTCCACATCGCGGATGGACATGGGGCGGGGCCCCACCAGGCTCATTTCGCCACGCAACACGTTAAACAACTGGGGCAGCTCATCGAGGCTGGTGCGGCGGATAAAGCGGCCCACCCGGGTTACCCGGGGGTCGTTGCTGATCTTGAAGATCGGCCCCTGGGCCTCATTGAGGTGCTCGATCTCCTTCATCTTTTCCTCGGCGTCCATGTACATGGAACGGAACTTAAACATGGGAAACAGGTGCTTGCGCAACCCCACCCGCTGCTGCACGAAGATGGCCGGGCCGGGGGAATCGAGCTTGACCGCCAGGGCCACCACGGCCATCAGCGGCAACACCAGCGGCATGGCCAGCAGGGTCACCGTGAGATCAAAAACCCGCTTGGCAAAAAGCTTGCTTTCATCCTGGGCCACCGGCTCCATGGTCAGCAGAGGCAGGTTGCCCACCTGAGCGAGGCTGACCCGCGCCACCTGGACGTTGAAGATATCGGCCATGAAGCGCAGCTTGATCCCCTCTTCCTCGCAGGCATGGGCAATATGCTCGGCGTCTTCCAGCAGCGAACGGGGAATGGCGATGATTACCTCATCCACCACATTGCTTTTCAGACATTGGCTGATCTGATCAATATTGCCGATAACCGGCACGCCGTTAATGTCGCTGCCTATCCGCTGAGATTCAGGATCCAGGTGGCCGACAATTTTGATGCCCCACTCCGCCTGCTCGTGCAGATTGCGCGCCAGTTCCCGGGCCCGTTCGCCAGTGCCGATGATCAGCACCCGCAGGGCGCCGCTGCCATCCTGCAGGGACTGGCGAAACTGGGCCAGCATCGCCGCCCGGACCATCACCAGGGCAACAAAACCCAGGCCCGCAAAACCAATGATCACCATCCGGCTCACATAATCAATCTCCAGGAAAAACAACAGCGACAGCAGGACGCCGATGGTAAGCGCCATACCGCGGAAGATTGCCCAGGCATAGCCCATAAAGGTAGCGTAGCGGGGGTTTTGGTAGGCTCCGAAATAGGAAAGAAAAAGGATCAGCAGCGTCAGCAGCAGCGGCAGCAAAAAGATGTGGGAATAGAGGTTCAGCTGCCCGGCTTCGGGCAGCAGCAGGTTGCGCGCCCAGAACGCGACCAAAAAGGCGGCCACGGTGCAGACCACATCCAAGGAAAACAAGGTGCGGTCCAGTTCTTTGCTGCGCGGGTCGTACATGGCTGGTTGCCTAAATTACCTGAAAATTGTCGGTCTTCTGCAGCAGCCGGCCAATAAACTTTTCTGCATCGTAGGCCTCATCCCGCTCCCTGATCCGCAGGGCCAGATGACTGGAACGGTTGGCTTCAAGCTCCAGTTTCAGGCTGGCGCCTTCATCTTCATCCTTAAGTATCAGTACCGCCAGGCCGGGGCTGTCGACTTCTTCCTCGACCCGCCAACTGCCAGTGAACCTTTGCCCATTGCCCAAGGTAAGCTCCACGTTACCCCCGACTCCGTTGTCGCTGGAAAGAAAGCGGAGCTGGCTATCCTCGCCCAGCTCAAACACCTGCCCCACCAGGGCGCCATGATAAATCGGCTCCACCGGCTCGACGTTATTAAATCGGTTGATCGCGACGTAAGCAGTCTCGATTTGGGACAACAGCTCGTCAGCAATGGCATTAATCACTATCTCATTCTTCTGGTGCCGATGCAAATAGTAATGCAGCCCGAGCTGGGGTTGCTCGGCGTCCACCAGAGCTTTGAAGTCGTTGGCGCTAACTTCCAACGGCTCACCCTGAAGCGCCTTGCGGATCAGCTCCTGCTTCCACCAGTTAAGGATGGCCGGCAGGGTTTCAGCCACTTCCCGCATGCTCACCGGCGGCAGATCGTAGCCCTCCGGCAGCAGGGCCTCAATATCGTTCCGGGCCGCCGGCTCCGTCGCATACCGCAACCCTTCCTGCAAGCCTGCCAGCAGTTGGCCTCCACTGGATACCAACGCCTGACCATTAAACTCGTCGTAATCCCGGCCCACCAAGAACAAATCCAGCAGCGCCCCCACATAGAGGTTGGCCCGCAGATCAACCAAGGCATCATCACTAACGGGGCCAGTTAACTCGGCCAACCCCGCCATGGGGTCGATATTAAGATCGTAGGTCTGGTAACCGTTGAGTGGGGACAACAACGATGAAATGTCGTTGCCCGAGAAGCCCAGGGCGGCCAGGGTGGTCAGCGGCGAAAAAATCACAGGATCGGCAGCTTCCTCCCCCACCCGGTAAAGCAGCATGCCGGTGAAGGGCAGGCCCTGGCGATAGCCGCCCTCCCGCATGACCAGGAGACTGCCGGCGGCCACCGGCTTGGCGAAGCTTAACCGCCCTTCGGCGTCCGAGGTGGTGGAAATCTGCTCCCCAGCATCCCAACGACCGTTGCCGTTGGTATCTTCAAAAAAAGTGGCCCCGACGATATAAGGTTCCACCACCACCGCCTGGTTAATCTCCACCGCCCCCCCTTGGCCTGACGAACCGCTGGAACTGCCGGAACTACCGGAGCTGCAGGCTGTGAGCGCCGCAAACAACGCCACCAGCGCTACATAAACCCGCCATCCCTTCCCCATGACACCCCCTGACAAATTGTTTTTACCGTTTTTTGGTTATGACCCCCGAAGCACCACGCCATTGTGCCGATCAACGAATTCGTTGATCGGCCCTTATTCTTGACGATGGCGGAAAGAATTCTAATTTCCCCAGCAAAAAAGTGCAACTTATACTGGGCCGAAAAGCATTTGGGTCTTTACCGGATCAGCTAATCTGAAAGTTACCGGCGGCATTCATTAACTGGCCCAGAAATCCTGTTTCGTCGTAGTCATCAGCCCGAGCCCTGATCCGCAGGGAAAGATGACTGTTACGGTTGGCTTCCAGTTCCAATTCCAGGCTGGCATTATCGTCCTTCAGGATCAGCAGCGAAATTTCGCCCCCGACCTCCTCAATCTGCCAGGTGCCGCTCAGGCTGTTGTCTCCCAAAACGAGCTCCACCAAGCCCTGGGCGCCTTCCGAATCTTTAGAGAAACGGAGCCGACCGTTGTCACCCAGCAGCAGAGGCTGTTCCAGCAGGACGCCATAATTGATCGCTTCCACCGGCCCTACGGTATTGTTGCGGCCAATCGCCACGTAGGTGGTCTCGATTGCGGGCAGCAACCCTGCGGCAATGGCACTCTGAACTCCGGCGTCATCCTGGTGGTGACGCAGGTAGTAATGCAGCCCCAGCTCGGCTTGCACGGCGTCGACCATGTCCATGAAATCATCAGCGGAAACCGCCACCGGCTGGTCTTGCAGCGCCTTGCTGATCAATTCCTGCTTCCACCAGTTGAGGATGGCCGGCAGGGTTTCAGCCACTTCCCGCATGCTCACCGGCGGCAGGTCGTAACCCATGGGCAACAGCGCGATGATATCGTTCTGGGCCCCCGGGTCCGTCGCATAAAGCAAACCTTCACGCAGGCCATAAAGCAGTTCATAGTTGTCGGGCTCCAGATTGTAGCCATTAAGCTCTTCAATGGTCCGACCCACCTGGAACAGATCCAGCAGTGCCCCCACGTAGAGGTTGGCCCGCAGATCAACCAGGTCGTCCTGGTTTACCGAGCCGTTGAGCCCCACCAGCCCGGCCATGGGATCGACGGCTAAATCATAGTCCCGATAGCCGTTAACCGCGGTCAACAGGGATGAAATATCGCCGTCTGCAAAAGCCCGGGCCGACAGGGTGGTCAGCGGGGTTACCACCACGGTATCGCTGTCTTCCTCGGCGACCAGGTGCATGAGCTGACCGGCAAAAGGCAAGCCCTGGTGGGTACCACGCTCCAGCATGATAATGGCGTTGCCGGCAGGAACCGGGGTGGCAAAGGCGAAACGGCCTTGCTCGTCGGAGGGCGTAGAAATTTGCTCTCCTTCATCCCAGCGGCCATTACCGTTTACATCTTCAAAAAAAGTGGCGCCGACAATGTAAGGATCGACCACCACGCCACCGGTAATCCCGGCAATAGTAGCTTCGTCGTTGCCTTCGTCGCTGCCTTCATCGGTGCTGTCGGCAGCACCTTCATCAGAATCGGCAACGGGACTGCTTTCCGTTATGGTTGAACTGCTTTCCTTGCTGGGGGCGCTGCTGCCGGTGCTTACGGTAGAGCCGTCATCAGAATCGGCGACGGTACTGCCTTCCGTGCTGGTGGAACTGCTGCCACCGGAACTACTGCCGGAATCACCACTACAGGCGGCCAGGAGCAAGAGGAGAAGAAGAAGGGGGAAAAAGCGTGCGATTTTAGTTTTCATAGCGGCACCTCATTAAGTTAGATGCCGTATGGTCTGTCACCCACTTGGCTGACAGTGACCATTCGGCAACCCCGCTGCCATTTCCTGTCTTAACAGGAAGAAGGCCGGTGGCTTTGCGTCCCATGCTTTCGCGATGGTTTG
This window encodes:
- a CDS encoding WecB/TagA/CpsF family glycosyltransferase; its protein translation is MKLHDSRKDEVDRDLRREVFCLFGLPVDNLTLVATKELLRANARGEGNNVLSTINVNWVAQAWCDPQFRAAVLNSDTVTLDGKPLLWLARLLGYPISELVPGSTLIQELNQEANPAQPLTIFFFGGEDEAGRQAVAKVNARRGGLRAVGFLNPGFGSVEQMSSEEIINTINQAKPDILLVALGAQKGTRWIEHNRHRLRAKTISHLGATVNFLAGTVQRAPKLVSRMGLEWVWRILQEPKLFSRYAADGLLLLRALAGRLPGWLRYRAWEKRFRRQPADHQAQIKENDTTITLTLGRNLRLTPDSPLRELCSRAVQSGKDLTLDFRQTEFADGAFMALLLILARQQQKQNRQLQLTNIHGRLAQICRFFEIQAQPAGRE
- a CDS encoding sugar transferase; the encoded protein is MYDPRSKELDRTLFSLDVVCTVAAFLVAFWARNLLLPEAGQLNLYSHIFLLPLLLTLLILFLSYFGAYQNPRYATFMGYAWAIFRGMALTIGVLLSLLFFLEIDYVSRMVIIGFAGLGFVALVMVRAAMLAQFRQSLQDGSGALRVLIIGTGERARELARNLHEQAEWGIKIVGHLDPESQRIGSDINGVPVIGNIDQISQCLKSNVVDEVIIAIPRSLLEDAEHIAHACEEEGIKLRFMADIFNVQVARVSLAQVGNLPLLTMEPVAQDESKLFAKRVFDLTVTLLAMPLVLPLMAVVALAVKLDSPGPAIFVQQRVGLRKHLFPMFKFRSMYMDAEEKMKEIEHLNEAQGPIFKISNDPRVTRVGRFIRRTSLDELPQLFNVLRGEMSLVGPRPMSIRDVDLFDRGIQRKRFSVKPGVTCLWQISGRSDLPFEKWLALDLEYIDNWSLWMDIKILLKTVPAVLFSKGAV